The DNA window TAGTTTTATTTAAGAGGTCATTGTTGAAAAGTGATCTACTTCTAAATGTTTCCCACTCTGTCAGAAAAGGCTGTTCTAATCTAAATTAGAAATTCTGATTTGATACATATGCTACAAAAATGTATGGCTCTTCATATTATATGATGTTTGATATTGTACAGGATCATAAAAAGACTGTAACTTGGTTGTACAATGTCAGTTATGACCAATAATGCATTTGAGATCAACAGTCACTCCCACCTGACCAAAATGGGCCTTGCCTTTGAATAGCATTCAGTGtaataaaagaaagagaaataccaTAAAGCGGTTTGAAATAGTATTTTAATTAGTAGTATTATACTAACCATTAATATTAAAGTAATGattgaataaaaacatttaattaactagagtaaaaacattaaatataagaTATATTGAAAGTACTCTGCAGGAGCAAAGGTTATTTGAACAATTTACAATGTCACATTCCCACCCAAAACACGGCCATCTGTTCCTGATCTCTTTTACTGCAACTGATCTAACGAAAAGTTTAAACAATAATATCCCCACACCCAGCTATGAAAATCTACACTGaacagttttacattttacagatCACATCATTAGCTCATGGTCAGGTTTTTCAGGAGCTGGTTTTTTAGGTGTGTCAcagcagggagaacacacaactggGCAGTGCAGAAAGTGGACTACAGGACTGGAGCATGTTCATGTTTAAACAATAAGTAATTCAGGATATAAGTTACCAAAGTAGATATTGCATATACTGTAGAATGTGAAAAACTATGGTTTAATTGCTGTAAGTCCTTATTAAAGCTATAACAGGCATCTCTACATCATTTTACCTTGTCAGGTCTAACAACCTGAAATCAATGGTACTAAAGAAAAGCAGCTGGTCATCAGACTATTTTCCTCaaacatttaaatgtgaatATACTGTGAAAACAGTCTGGTTAAGAGCTGCATTTTAGTATATTTAACTAGTGCAATGTTTTAGATATAAGCCAAGTCATCACACTTTCAATTACGAATCACGacttatattgttttaaaaaaaattattccaGAGCAAAACTCTTACACTTAAAATATCTAAGATATTAAGTAATATACAAATAAGAGAGTATATTAAACAGTCCAAGAATATTCACTAATGCATTAATGGCTGTCTTTTCATACTGACTCTTGTGAGACTCATGATTATAGTTATATTGCACTGATGTAATTTATCCTCATATGAGGAGTTCTTTTATCTAAACAGTTTCTGaacaaaaatgaacagaaaatgtTTCAAGCAAGGAGATTTCTAAGGTGCCGTGAACTATAACACAAGACTTGTTAACAGTATTACCAGAATCAAAATCAAGTTTCAGGTTGCCTAGTACTTTTACAGCCGTTATAAAACTAGGTGTGGGCTGTCTCGAAACTAGTTAAACATTACTCTTTTGATAGAGAATACACTCTTATATGATGTTTTCCTGCACTTCTtttccatttaaatatattttaaatttgttttattattttttttaacctggTTCATTGTGACCACTATTTAATTGTGCATCCTGAGGTTCTAGCTAAAAATGTGACACAGGTTATATGTTACCATATCATCACTGccccaaagaaaaaaacatgtatctcccaaatttgtaattttacaagataagggaaaaaaaatcttaacttTCTTAAATTCtcttaatattattcattcattatctgtaaccgattatccagttcagggtcacagtgggtccagagcctatctggtatcattgggcgtaaggtgggaatacaccctggagggggcgccagtctttcaaagggcaacacacacatttacacattcactcacaccaatggacacttttgagtcgacagttcacctaccaacgtgtgtttttggactgtgggaggaaatcggagcacccggaggaaacccactcggacacagggagaacacatcaactcctcacagacagtcacccggagcgggaatcgaacccacaacctccaggtccctggagctatgtgactgcgacactacctgctgcgcctatttctattggtccattcatcatgacatcttcaaacaatgtgaaggacagctgctgtgttgaaaTTATGCAAACTAAAAcctgacaaaaatggagatacatgtttttaattggacagcgacaatatataAAGGTTaaaaatttttataaaataaataaataaataaatacacatttctgGAATCTCTTACCCCAACTACAGCTGTCTGTGACCTGCCAAAAGATGAGGGAACAGGCTCATATGTAATAGTCTACTTGTACTATGACAAGGCTAATGACTCTTGCCAGCCATTCCGTTTCAAGGGAGAGGGTGGAAATGGAAACCGTTTTATTGCTGAGAAGTACTGCATGAGAAACTGTTCAAGCAGAGCTGAGTCTTTGTACCCTACAGACCGTGAGTATCtacattatttttatcattttcattTCTTTGATATAATAACTCTATCTCTCTTAGACACTATTGCAATGTTTGTTATTGTAGGATCTGGTGCAAGCAAGATCTGCCACCTCCTGGTGAAAGAAATAATATCTAGCACTATTTGAATTTGCAGTGTTTGTCcccattttaaatgttaaagttCTTTATTTTCCAGCAAACAAAGCCTGTCGTTTGCCTAAAGCTCAAGGGGAGTGTTTAGGTACTTACATTCGATATTACTATGATCCTGCTCAAAGACAGTGCAAGTCATTCTTCTGGACTGGCTGTGAAGGCAATGGAAATCGTTTCCTGGATAAGCAACGCTGTAACGACACATGTTTTGAAATAAAAGGTAGGTATAAAATAGAATGATTTTAATCTATTGTCAAGTGTCTAAAAGAGAATGCCATGcctaaatacatttgtttcagCAGATGAAATAGAGGAAAGCCCAATAGAGTCAGATGAGGAAATAGACACACCAGTCGGTAGGCCACATTTGTTgcgtgttttttgtttgtgtgtgtatgtgtgtgcgcatgtatAAAATCTCCAAAGTGATAGTTCATCAACAATCGTTTGTCAGTTTGTCATTTGGATGTTATCTTCTCTTTCCACAGGCATCATTCTGGGAGTTGTGTTAGGCATTGTTGGAGTGATCATCCTCATTGTTGTGATTGTTCTGGCAGTGAAGAATA is part of the Hoplias malabaricus isolate fHopMal1 chromosome 4, fHopMal1.hap1, whole genome shotgun sequence genome and encodes:
- the si:dkeyp-73b11.8 gene encoding BPTI/Kunitz domain-containing protein isoform X2, yielding MRNCSSRAESLYPTDPNKACRLPKAQGECLGTYIRYYYDPAQRQCKSFFWTGCEGNGNRFLDKQRCNDTCFEIKDEIEESPIESDEEIDTPVGIILGVVLGIVGVIILIVVIVLAVKNKPSPKKPQAKAKKDSSSPGPESPLQNDKIEMA
- the si:dkeyp-73b11.8 gene encoding BPTI/Kunitz domain-containing protein isoform X1, with the translated sequence MRNCSSRAESLYPTDPNKACRLPKAQGECLGTYIRYYYDPAQRQCKSFFWTGCEGNGNRFLDKQRCNDTCFEIKADEIEESPIESDEEIDTPVGIILGVVLGIVGVIILIVVIVLAVKNKPSPKKPQAKAKKDSSSPGPESPLQNDKIEMA